Proteins from a single region of Chloroherpeton thalassium ATCC 35110:
- a CDS encoding PIG-L deacetylase family protein, whose translation MVIAPHADDEVLGCGATIAKHTKSGDDVVVVIATDASKGAPEIYNKKAIAEVRSEALNAHKTLGISKTHFFDFPAPALSVYPSYKIAIKFTEIFNDYKPEVIYLPHPGDIHSDHKAIYIAGLVAARPQGIHKITAVYCYETMSETEWAPIQGDNGFQPNHFIDVTDVFQTKIDAMNCFKSQIRDFPHSRSLKALDALATYRGVTVGVEKAEAFEVERQILL comes from the coding sequence ATGGTTATAGCACCACATGCTGATGATGAAGTTCTCGGTTGTGGGGCTACTATTGCAAAACACACAAAATCTGGAGATGATGTTGTTGTTGTTATTGCAACGGATGCATCAAAAGGTGCACCTGAGATATATAATAAAAAAGCTATTGCTGAAGTTCGCTCAGAAGCTCTTAATGCACATAAAACACTTGGTATAAGTAAAACACATTTTTTTGACTTTCCAGCTCCAGCATTGAGCGTCTACCCTTCTTATAAAATTGCAATCAAATTTACAGAAATTTTTAATGATTATAAACCAGAGGTCATTTATTTACCTCATCCTGGCGATATACATTCAGATCATAAAGCTATATATATTGCTGGACTTGTTGCAGCTAGGCCCCAAGGTATTCATAAAATAACAGCAGTGTATTGTTACGAAACGATGTCAGAAACAGAGTGGGCTCCAATTCAAGGTGATAATGGTTTTCAGCCGAATCATTTTATTGACGTAACGGATGTCTTTCAGACAAAAATTGACGCGATGAATTGCTTTAAATCTCAAATAAGAGATTTTCCCCATTCCCGTTCATTAAAAGCGTTGGATGCGCTTGCAACATATAGAGGCGTGACCGTCGGTGTTGAAAAAGCAGAAGCTTTTGAAGTAGAACGACAAATTTTATTGTAG
- a CDS encoding acetyltransferase produces the protein MSEIIYVLGAGGHAKVLISTLLDVGIVPDGVLDEDEKKHGKKILDVSIIGDFSLLKKQKNIKAIVAIGDNIIRSKIAQKYDVFVNWLNVIHSNAYVHRSVKIGRGSVIMAGAVIQPDVKIGEHVIINTSASVDHDCIIKDHVHVAPGVHLAGGVEIGEGAFLGIASSAVPYVTIGDWSIIGAGAVVTSNIPSKKMAVGVPAKIKKEL, from the coding sequence TTGAGCGAAATAATTTACGTACTTGGAGCTGGTGGTCATGCAAAAGTTTTGATTTCAACGCTCTTAGACGTAGGGATTGTCCCTGATGGTGTATTGGATGAAGATGAAAAAAAACATGGCAAAAAAATATTAGATGTTTCTATCATCGGTGACTTCTCGTTATTGAAGAAACAAAAAAATATAAAAGCTATTGTTGCTATTGGTGATAATATTATTCGTTCTAAAATAGCGCAAAAATATGATGTGTTCGTAAACTGGCTGAATGTTATACACTCTAATGCGTATGTTCATCGTTCCGTTAAAATTGGACGAGGTTCTGTCATAATGGCCGGCGCAGTAATTCAGCCGGATGTTAAGATAGGGGAGCATGTTATTATAAATACTTCAGCAAGTGTTGACCATGATTGTATCATAAAGGATCATGTTCATGTAGCGCCAGGTGTTCATCTTGCTGGAGGGGTTGAAATTGGTGAGGGGGCTTTTTTGGGAATTGCAAGCTCAGCTGTTCCTTATGTTACAATTGGAGATTGGTCTATTATTGGCGCAGGTGCTGTTGTGACAAGTAATATTCCATCGAAAAAAATGGCGGTTGGTGTTCCTGCTAAGATTAAAAAAGAATTATAG
- a CDS encoding aminotransferase class I/II-fold pyridoxal phosphate-dependent enzyme, translating to MNKRIYLSSPHMGVKELDFVHEAFETNWVAPLGKNVDGFEQDLCNYTGVEYAAALTTGTAAIHLALVLLGVLAGDEVVCQSFTFAGSANPITYQGATPIFVDSESETWNMSPDFLQEAIRDRIRKGKKPKAIIYVHLYGMPAKIDEIHRIANEYEIPLIEDAAEALGSLYKNKQAGSFGDFGILSFNGNKIITTSGGGALLGNDKGSIEKARFLATQARDNAPHYQHSTIGYNYRMSNIVAGIGRGQMIVIDERVKQRRENYSFYKEELKNYECFSFVKEAENVKANRWLTTVLIDPKKSGGSTRDDVRIKLESENIESRPLWKPMHKQPVFRDAPYYGDTISESLFEKGLCLPSGSNMTDNDKQRIVEVIKTLF from the coding sequence ATGAACAAGCGTATTTATCTTTCGTCCCCGCATATGGGAGTGAAAGAGTTAGATTTTGTACACGAAGCATTTGAAACGAATTGGGTTGCCCCTTTAGGAAAAAACGTAGATGGTTTTGAGCAAGATTTGTGCAATTATACGGGGGTTGAGTACGCTGCTGCGCTAACTACAGGTACAGCTGCAATTCATCTGGCGTTAGTATTATTAGGTGTTTTGGCGGGTGATGAGGTGGTTTGCCAATCTTTTACGTTTGCCGGTTCTGCAAATCCTATTACCTATCAAGGTGCTACGCCAATTTTTGTTGATAGTGAATCTGAGACATGGAATATGTCACCGGATTTTTTACAGGAGGCGATCCGTGACCGAATAAGAAAAGGAAAGAAGCCAAAAGCTATTATTTATGTTCATTTATATGGAATGCCCGCAAAAATAGACGAGATTCATCGGATTGCAAATGAATATGAAATTCCTTTAATCGAAGATGCGGCCGAAGCATTGGGTTCTCTTTATAAAAATAAACAAGCTGGTTCATTTGGTGACTTTGGTATATTATCATTTAATGGAAATAAGATTATTACTACATCCGGCGGCGGTGCATTGCTTGGAAATGATAAGGGTTCAATTGAAAAAGCTCGTTTTTTGGCTACGCAAGCAAGGGATAATGCGCCTCATTATCAGCATTCTACAATCGGATATAATTATAGAATGAGCAACATTGTGGCAGGAATCGGTCGTGGACAAATGATCGTGATAGATGAAAGAGTAAAGCAAAGAAGAGAAAATTATTCTTTTTATAAAGAAGAATTGAAAAATTATGAATGTTTTTCTTTTGTAAAAGAAGCTGAAAATGTAAAAGCTAATCGTTGGTTAACCACAGTTCTAATAGATCCAAAGAAGTCAGGGGGAAGTACTCGGGACGATGTAAGAATCAAACTTGAATCTGAAAATATTGAATCAAGGCCTCTATGGAAACCCATGCATAAGCAGCCTGTTTTCAGAGATGCACCGTATTATGGTGATACCATTTCCGAATCTCTTTTCGAAAAAGGTCTTTGTTTGCCGTCCGGTTCTAATATGACTGACAATGATAAGCAACGTATAGTAGAGGTAATCAAAACTCTTTTTTAA
- a CDS encoding polysaccharide biosynthesis protein has protein sequence MSKYKIPLFKHAIDSAIIFLSTFIAYTLRLEPIQADYFFPALVVSIITFPIKTGIGFLFGLYRQSWHNVGVKDLSAIIKFAAGYTLISLVIRALLSELIFWPISIAFIEAMILIFGLSLIRLTRRVVYSQRKKALIKSKDKVQKRVLVIGAGEAGTFIVREMQRHPESGLLPIGFLDDDVIKQKQNFLGLPVFGALYDLKQVVDAEDIDQVLIAIPSVTGDVITKVVHDAQEASVQYRTIPGFHELLSGQASMSQIREVDVQDLLRRKPVQLDLALIAHYLKDQIVLVSGAGGSIGSEIVRQVVRFNPRKLILVGRGENSLYLISEELQKNFHGLNFLCKVIDVRDRNSLEHLFSREQPNVVFHAAAHKHVPLMELAPEQAVLNNVGGTKNLVELALKYKVSCFVNISTDKAVNPTSVMGATKRVAEYTVELASRQAQSNQRFVSVRFGNVLGSRGSVIPKFKQQILSGGPVTVTHPEMVRFFMTIPEASQLVLQAGGIGQNGEVYVLDMGEPVKIVDMATELIKLSGLVPNKDIRIEFTGIRPGEKLYEELLTSEEGTNSTHHEKIYVAKKGSMDSEVFENYLESLFFAASSGNGEDVKRVLKKIIPTFSYTETKKDNSLQKV, from the coding sequence ATGTCTAAATACAAAATACCTCTTTTTAAACATGCGATAGACTCAGCAATTATATTTCTTTCTACTTTTATTGCATATACATTAAGATTGGAGCCCATCCAAGCTGATTATTTTTTTCCAGCTTTAGTTGTCTCGATTATTACATTTCCTATAAAAACAGGGATTGGTTTTTTGTTTGGTTTATATAGACAATCCTGGCACAATGTAGGAGTTAAAGATCTATCGGCTATTATAAAATTTGCAGCTGGTTATACCTTAATCAGCTTAGTTATAAGAGCGCTCTTAAGTGAATTAATATTTTGGCCGATAAGTATCGCATTCATTGAGGCTATGATATTGATATTTGGGTTATCTCTCATAAGACTTACACGACGGGTTGTTTATTCTCAAAGAAAAAAGGCTCTTATCAAATCGAAAGATAAGGTTCAAAAAAGAGTTTTGGTTATTGGGGCGGGAGAAGCAGGTACTTTTATTGTCAGAGAAATGCAGCGTCATCCAGAGTCAGGGCTTTTACCTATTGGCTTTTTAGATGATGACGTTATTAAGCAAAAGCAGAACTTCCTTGGTCTTCCGGTTTTTGGAGCACTTTACGATTTAAAGCAGGTTGTCGACGCCGAGGATATCGACCAAGTGTTGATTGCTATTCCTTCAGTGACCGGTGATGTTATTACAAAGGTCGTTCATGATGCACAAGAAGCTTCCGTGCAATATCGGACTATTCCAGGATTTCATGAATTATTAAGTGGGCAAGCATCTATGTCTCAAATACGAGAAGTTGATGTCCAAGATCTTTTAAGGCGAAAGCCAGTACAACTTGATTTAGCGTTAATAGCTCATTACCTCAAAGACCAAATTGTCCTGGTTTCAGGTGCGGGTGGATCCATTGGTTCTGAAATAGTTCGTCAAGTTGTGCGTTTCAATCCAAGAAAACTGATACTTGTTGGACGGGGAGAAAATAGTTTGTACTTGATTAGTGAAGAATTACAAAAGAATTTTCATGGGTTAAACTTTCTTTGTAAGGTTATCGATGTTAGGGATAGGAATAGTTTAGAACATTTATTTTCACGGGAGCAGCCGAACGTTGTGTTCCACGCAGCTGCGCATAAGCATGTTCCATTAATGGAGTTAGCGCCAGAGCAGGCGGTATTAAATAACGTGGGTGGGACAAAAAATTTAGTTGAATTAGCCTTAAAATATAAAGTGAGCTGCTTCGTCAATATTTCCACGGATAAGGCGGTAAATCCTACATCTGTAATGGGTGCAACAAAGCGTGTGGCTGAGTATACAGTTGAGCTTGCAAGTCGGCAAGCTCAAAGTAATCAACGATTTGTTTCAGTCCGATTTGGTAATGTGTTAGGGAGTCGAGGCAGTGTTATTCCAAAGTTTAAACAACAAATTTTGTCCGGTGGTCCTGTAACTGTAACTCATCCTGAAATGGTTAGGTTCTTCATGACGATCCCTGAAGCTTCGCAGCTTGTATTGCAAGCTGGGGGGATTGGTCAAAACGGCGAAGTATATGTTCTTGATATGGGAGAACCTGTGAAAATTGTTGATATGGCGACAGAGTTGATCAAACTTTCAGGATTAGTTCCAAATAAGGATATTCGAATTGAGTTTACGGGGATTCGTCCTGGTGAAAAGTTATATGAAGAATTGCTGACTTCGGAAGAGGGCACGAATTCCACTCATCATGAGAAAATATATGTTGCGAAGAAAGGTTCAATGGATAGCGAAGTGTTTGAAAATTACTTGGAATCGTTATTTTTTGCAGCATCAAGTGGTAATGGAGAAGATGTTAAACGGGTATTAAAGAAAATAATACCGACATTTTCATATACTGAAACAAAAAAAGATAATAGCCTCCAGAAAGTTTAA
- a CDS encoding capsule assembly Wzi family protein, whose translation MILPYKVFANGDTFPANHWAYNIIEQLISRGYLLDINDATKPYERFAIAKSLIEIDKSRIEEKTTYWLIQKLEDELNYEVSTLRDGVYPVADLRIGTQINEIGKNEIDDFSLKLKSSVQTSLYYGENISVNIRNIIQEKNAYDFVVGNRVYAYQNAYTEQAFLAYVNKIIKIKVGRDYISWGYAKNSFNISNTAGSFDQLSFQLITPVIRFSYFTVILDKKLLDSTDNEDDVLDYVNRYYSASRIDLNLFSGNVKIGVWQSVIYGGKQRSLDFDYANPIMVYYAVQWNDRKRGDGNILAGSDMSVNLAKGVNIYAGFVIDDWQIKNVGSQGEEIPNKWGGYFGGKFANVLKHHGIEGTDIFFELVKVNNRTFSHKNWHERLLYGDNPIAHPLGTDFETFSLKVQHWINSSVRLSLDYDVIAKGEGTVQEHTTPWLEKDADGNYIYANGYSESSPYGIVEKTHSLGISLFYQPATTLHLDVGLTHNWIRNVDHQDGKNNTFLEAYLSAWFEIKPVFSLF comes from the coding sequence TTGATCCTGCCTTATAAAGTCTTCGCAAACGGAGATACATTTCCCGCCAATCATTGGGCTTACAATATAATTGAGCAATTAATTTCCAGAGGATATTTATTAGATATTAATGATGCAACAAAACCGTATGAACGGTTTGCTATTGCTAAGTCTTTAATTGAAATCGATAAAAGTCGGATTGAAGAAAAGACAACATACTGGTTAATTCAAAAACTTGAAGATGAATTAAATTATGAAGTCTCAACGTTAAGAGACGGTGTCTATCCTGTTGCCGACTTACGTATCGGAACACAGATTAATGAAATTGGTAAGAATGAAATAGATGATTTTTCTTTGAAATTAAAATCCTCCGTTCAAACTTCGTTATATTATGGTGAAAATATAAGTGTAAATATTAGAAATATTATACAGGAAAAAAATGCCTATGACTTTGTCGTAGGAAATAGAGTTTATGCATATCAAAATGCGTATACGGAACAAGCTTTTTTAGCGTATGTAAATAAAATAATTAAAATTAAAGTAGGAAGAGATTATATAAGTTGGGGTTATGCAAAGAATAGCTTTAATATAAGCAATACAGCTGGGAGTTTTGACCAACTTTCTTTTCAGCTAATAACGCCAGTTATACGGTTTTCTTACTTTACTGTTATTCTCGATAAAAAACTTCTTGATAGCACAGATAATGAAGATGATGTATTAGATTATGTGAATCGTTATTATTCAGCAAGTCGGATTGATCTAAACTTGTTTTCTGGAAATGTAAAGATAGGGGTTTGGCAAAGTGTGATATATGGCGGAAAGCAAAGATCATTAGATTTTGATTATGCTAATCCGATTATGGTATACTACGCAGTGCAATGGAATGATAGAAAAAGAGGTGATGGAAATATTTTGGCAGGATCAGATATGAGCGTGAACCTTGCAAAGGGTGTAAATATTTACGCAGGTTTTGTGATAGACGATTGGCAAATTAAAAATGTAGGATCGCAAGGTGAAGAAATCCCTAACAAATGGGGCGGCTATTTTGGCGGAAAGTTTGCAAATGTTCTCAAGCATCATGGTATAGAAGGAACAGATATTTTTTTTGAATTAGTTAAAGTGAACAACCGAACATTTAGTCATAAAAATTGGCACGAACGCTTACTATATGGTGATAATCCAATAGCTCATCCGTTAGGCACAGATTTTGAAACATTTTCATTAAAAGTTCAGCACTGGATAAATAGTTCTGTTAGGTTGTCACTTGATTACGATGTTATAGCAAAAGGAGAAGGCACTGTTCAAGAGCATACAACACCCTGGTTAGAGAAAGATGCAGATGGAAACTATATATACGCAAATGGATACAGTGAATCATCGCCGTATGGAATCGTGGAGAAAACGCATTCGTTAGGCATAAGTCTATTTTACCAGCCTGCTACTACTCTGCATCTTGATGTTGGTTTAACGCATAATTGGATTCGAAACGTAGATCACCAAGATGGAAAAAATAATACTTTTCTTGAGGCGTATTTAAGCGCATGGTTTGAAATTAAACCCGTTTTTTCACTGTTTTAA
- the acs gene encoding acetate--CoA ligase: protein MATIETLIQERRKIVPPEFLRQGAIVQDYEALYQYSVASPERFWDTIASELSWNERWEKVLEFVPPYHKWFIGGKTNITINALDRHVQSSRRNKVALIWTTENGKEIILTYDRLLRRVSQVANALKDVGVKKGDRVIIYMPLTVEGIYAMLACARIGAIHSVVYAGMGVHALRSRIDDSQAKVVFCSDVTYRSGKTIQLKGIVDEAVETCEFVEKVVVLRRQEPKVELSSEREADFFEFIEGQPQYCEPEIMDSEDPLFILYTSGTTGKPKGVVHVHGGYMVGTYYLTKAFYDVKERDIFWSTSDIGWIVGHSYIVYGPLINGATILAREGAIDYPDPGIIWKTVQRHGVNIMFTAPTAVRMFMKYGADFVKKYDTSSLRLVACAGEPLNPEAHQWAQDNIVGENGYVVDNWWQTENAAPVLGTLPAFDAKLGKVGRPMPGVVADVVSPDGKTVAPNQGGLLILKRPLPYMMRTIWGDDERYKKYWQDFPGCYTSGDVAFYDEDGYFCVLGRADDVMNIAGHRIGTAEVESAFITHPAVAEAAVIGLPDEVKGERIKGFVVLKAGHNATENLKVVLRDHVRRELGPVATPSEIEFRDSLPKTRSGKIVRRLLKAQDLGEDAGDLSTLSD from the coding sequence ATGGCAACAATTGAAACACTCATTCAAGAACGCCGCAAAATAGTCCCCCCGGAATTTCTTCGTCAAGGCGCGATTGTTCAAGACTATGAAGCGCTGTATCAGTATTCAGTGGCTTCACCAGAGCGATTTTGGGATACGATTGCCTCTGAGCTAAGTTGGAACGAGCGTTGGGAAAAAGTTCTAGAATTTGTGCCCCCTTACCATAAGTGGTTTATTGGCGGTAAAACGAACATTACTATTAATGCTTTGGATCGGCATGTTCAAAGTTCAAGGCGAAATAAAGTCGCGTTGATTTGGACAACAGAAAATGGAAAAGAAATCATTTTGACTTATGATCGGTTGCTCAGGCGAGTTAGCCAAGTGGCGAACGCGCTAAAAGATGTTGGGGTGAAAAAAGGGGATAGGGTAATTATCTACATGCCCCTAACGGTAGAAGGTATTTATGCAATGCTTGCGTGTGCTCGTATTGGCGCAATTCATTCGGTTGTGTATGCGGGAATGGGCGTTCATGCGTTGCGCTCAAGAATTGATGATAGTCAAGCAAAAGTCGTCTTTTGTTCGGATGTGACTTATCGATCTGGCAAAACCATTCAGTTAAAGGGAATTGTCGATGAAGCCGTAGAGACTTGTGAATTTGTAGAAAAAGTGGTTGTATTAAGGCGTCAAGAGCCAAAAGTAGAGCTTAGCTCAGAGCGTGAAGCGGACTTCTTTGAGTTTATTGAAGGCCAGCCGCAATATTGTGAGCCTGAAATCATGGACTCTGAAGATCCTTTGTTCATTCTTTATACAAGTGGAACAACGGGCAAACCAAAAGGGGTTGTGCATGTTCATGGCGGTTACATGGTTGGGACTTATTATTTAACAAAAGCTTTTTACGACGTAAAAGAGCGCGATATTTTTTGGAGCACGTCGGATATTGGTTGGATTGTCGGACATAGTTATATCGTTTATGGTCCTCTAATTAATGGCGCAACGATACTGGCCAGGGAAGGCGCAATAGATTATCCAGATCCTGGTATTATATGGAAAACAGTGCAGCGTCATGGGGTCAATATCATGTTTACAGCGCCCACAGCGGTTAGAATGTTTATGAAGTATGGGGCTGATTTTGTAAAGAAATATGATACCTCATCGTTGCGACTGGTTGCCTGTGCTGGAGAACCATTAAATCCAGAAGCACATCAGTGGGCGCAGGATAATATTGTTGGTGAAAATGGGTATGTGGTTGACAACTGGTGGCAAACAGAAAACGCAGCGCCAGTTTTGGGGACGCTACCGGCTTTTGATGCAAAGCTTGGTAAAGTCGGGCGTCCTATGCCAGGAGTGGTAGCAGACGTGGTCTCGCCGGATGGTAAGACGGTTGCCCCAAATCAGGGCGGGTTGTTGATTTTGAAGCGCCCTCTTCCGTATATGATGCGAACCATTTGGGGCGATGATGAACGGTATAAAAAATACTGGCAGGATTTTCCTGGTTGTTATACCAGTGGCGATGTCGCTTTTTATGATGAAGACGGTTACTTCTGTGTGTTGGGCAGAGCTGATGATGTCATGAATATTGCCGGTCATCGAATTGGTACTGCCGAAGTTGAAAGTGCGTTTATCACACATCCGGCGGTAGCTGAAGCAGCTGTGATTGGTTTGCCAGATGAAGTTAAGGGCGAAAGAATTAAAGGATTTGTTGTTTTGAAAGCAGGGCATAATGCCACCGAAAATCTCAAAGTGGTGCTGAGAGATCATGTGCGCAGAGAGCTGGGGCCAGTGGCGACACCAAGCGAAATTGAATTCAGAGATTCTTTGCCAAAAACCAGAAGTGGCAAAATTGTGCGAAGATTATTGAAAGCCCAAGATCTTGGAGAAGATGCGGGAGACCTTTCAACACTTTCTGATTAA
- a CDS encoding nitronate monooxygenase, with translation MKLDNYRLKLGGKEYVPIMIGGMGVNISTSRLALEAARLGGIGHISDAEICAVADSEFGTSFVKEKRNQYSAFSNDSNKSKVQFDLAAIEAAQKLYVSKTMEAKKGSGAVFINCMEKLLMNNPAETLRTRLHAAMSAGIDGITLSAGLHMRSLELMKDHPRFHDVMIGIVVSSTRALKIFLHRAVRLNRLPDFIVVEGPLAGGHLGFDIHDLDKYSLKDIVLETISFLQKEGLSIPIIPAGGVFTGSDGAEYLEAGASAVQVATRFTIAEEAGLPEHVKQAYLATAKEDVIVNMVSPTGYPMRMLKQSPALQTSMKPNCEALGYILDGEGKCDYIKEYEEALKANPGEKPKVTTKFCLCTNMQQYNCWTCGALVYRLKETTNRLADGSYQIPTTEDIFLDYQYSDNHSIHLPNPIGQEVIRKASSA, from the coding sequence ATGAAATTAGACAATTATCGCCTAAAATTAGGCGGTAAGGAATATGTCCCAATTATGATTGGCGGCATGGGTGTAAATATTTCCACTTCACGATTAGCATTAGAAGCTGCTCGGTTGGGTGGGATTGGGCACATTTCAGATGCTGAAATTTGCGCCGTTGCCGATAGCGAATTTGGGACGTCCTTTGTTAAAGAAAAGCGCAATCAGTATAGCGCGTTCAGCAATGATTCGAATAAATCAAAAGTTCAATTTGACCTTGCTGCGATTGAAGCCGCACAAAAACTTTACGTTTCCAAAACCATGGAGGCTAAAAAAGGCAGTGGCGCGGTTTTTATCAATTGTATGGAAAAACTTTTGATGAACAATCCTGCGGAAACGCTCCGCACACGACTTCACGCCGCAATGAGTGCAGGCATTGATGGGATTACGCTTAGCGCCGGCCTTCATATGCGCTCATTGGAGTTAATGAAAGACCATCCTCGCTTCCATGATGTGATGATCGGAATTGTGGTTTCTTCAACGCGTGCCTTAAAAATTTTCCTGCATCGCGCTGTTCGTTTAAATCGCTTACCTGATTTTATTGTTGTGGAAGGACCTCTTGCGGGCGGTCATCTTGGCTTCGACATTCATGATTTAGATAAGTACAGCTTAAAAGACATTGTCCTTGAAACGATCAGCTTTCTTCAAAAAGAAGGGTTATCCATACCGATTATCCCGGCTGGTGGTGTTTTCACAGGTTCAGATGGTGCTGAGTATTTGGAAGCGGGTGCTTCTGCCGTTCAAGTTGCAACTCGATTTACGATCGCAGAGGAAGCTGGCTTACCCGAGCATGTGAAACAGGCTTATTTGGCTACTGCCAAAGAGGATGTGATTGTCAATATGGTTTCACCGACAGGCTATCCGATGCGGATGCTCAAGCAATCACCGGCGCTTCAAACCAGCATGAAGCCAAATTGCGAAGCTTTGGGCTATATCTTAGATGGGGAAGGCAAATGCGATTACATTAAAGAATATGAAGAGGCGCTCAAGGCAAATCCGGGCGAAAAACCCAAAGTGACGACAAAGTTTTGCCTATGCACAAACATGCAACAGTACAATTGCTGGACATGCGGCGCATTAGTATATCGCCTCAAAGAAACCACCAACCGCTTGGCAGACGGCAGCTATCAAATTCCTACCACTGAAGACATATTTCTTGATTACCAATACAGCGATAATCATTCTATCCACTTACCCAATCCTATTGGGCAAGAGGTTATTAGAAAAGCATCGTCTGCTTAA
- the gpmA gene encoding 2,3-diphosphoglycerate-dependent phosphoglycerate mutase — protein MIKLVLLRHGESVWNKENRFTGWKDVDLTEKGVQEAKRAGEFMKKEGLDFDIAYTSVLKRAIRTLNLALNEMDLQWIPVNKTWRLNERHYGALQGLNKSETAEKFGEEQVLIWRRSYDTPPPALEKSDERYPGHDPRYKDLTEAELPLTECLKDTVERFLPYWHETIAPTIKSGKRVIIAAHGNSLRSLVKYLDNISDEDIVGLNIPTGMPLVYELDDDMKPIKNYYLGDPDDVAKAMASVANQGKAKA, from the coding sequence ATGATAAAATTAGTTCTCTTGCGGCACGGCGAAAGCGTGTGGAACAAGGAAAATCGCTTTACCGGCTGGAAAGACGTCGACCTAACCGAAAAAGGCGTTCAGGAAGCCAAACGCGCCGGCGAATTTATGAAAAAAGAAGGCTTGGATTTTGACATTGCCTACACATCCGTTCTGAAACGCGCCATTCGCACGCTCAACCTTGCGCTCAATGAAATGGATTTGCAGTGGATTCCGGTCAATAAAACTTGGCGCCTCAACGAACGCCACTACGGTGCGCTTCAAGGATTGAACAAATCCGAGACCGCCGAAAAGTTCGGTGAAGAGCAAGTGCTGATTTGGCGTAGAAGTTACGATACACCGCCGCCAGCTTTGGAAAAATCCGACGAACGCTATCCGGGACACGACCCGCGCTACAAAGACCTCACCGAAGCCGAACTTCCTTTGACCGAATGCTTGAAAGACACCGTCGAGCGGTTTTTGCCGTACTGGCACGAAACCATTGCGCCGACCATCAAGTCCGGCAAGCGCGTCATCATTGCCGCACATGGCAATTCGCTTCGTTCGTTGGTAAAATATTTGGACAACATTTCCGACGAAGACATTGTCGGCCTGAACATTCCGACCGGCATGCCGCTCGTCTATGAATTGGACGACGACATGAAGCCGATTAAAAACTACTACTTGGGCGACCCGGACGATGTCGCAAAAGCGATGGCTTCGGTTGCGAATCAAGGTAAAGCGAAAGCTTAA